The genome window AAGGAATTACCCAAGTTGCTGAGGTGTATTTTTGCTGTCATACATTTGCAATTTTAACGCTCAGGTTGATCTATTCTAAGAGCTAGATATAGATCGGATACCAGATTTAGTTTTGTAAATATTTAGGGGCGAGATCCTTCGGACAATATCATGACTTTAGGTATGTCTGCACTTGTGGGCGATCGCAAATAACTTCCAGGTAGCGTCGCAACTGCTATAGTGTTCCCCAACAAATCGAAGAACTCAACGCTATAACCTGTTTCTAGTCCCTCAAGGTGATGTTGTTCTACAACCGTACCGATATCGCCGGCATA of Oscillatoria nigro-viridis PCC 7112 contains these proteins:
- a CDS encoding DUF4926 domain-containing protein: MKLYSDVILLCNLPEEGLYAGDIGTVVEQHHLEGLETGYSVEFFDLLGNTIAVATLPGSYLRSPTSADIPKVMILSEGSRP